CCCTGAGTCCTGAGGCAGAGCAGGCCCTGCAGTCTCTAGAGGTCAAACTCCAGGGGGGGCCCCAGTTCTCCCTGACCCTAACGGACCAGACTGCCTCCCAGGGCTCCACCGCCCGCCTCTCCTGTCACCTCACAGGTACCTACCTATACACTGCATTACACTacaaacagcttccatctcaatcGCTTTATTAGACATGTTTGGTTGACCGAATTACACCTTTTCACTGAGTTTCAGGTGGTGCTTGAAAAGATTTGAAATGCTTTGTTTTAAAGTTGGGCATTGATTAAGAGCTATCGTGCCTAACGAAGTCCCTTGCTCAAGGCCACACAGCTGCATCCTGCTGTGTGATACATGTTAAGCTTTTCAAGtgtgtaactgttacattctatTTTCCTGAGCTCTTGTCATTGGATGtttcctcctctcacccctctgacCTTTCCTTTCAGGGTATCCTGACCCGGAGGTGGTGTGGTTGAGGGGGGGGAGCCTCTGGAGGAGTCATCCCGGTGCAGATAGAGTATGAAGAGGATGGGCTCTGCACCCTGGTCCTGGCCCAAGTTGGGCCAGAGGACTCGGATGTTTACACCTGTAGGGCCACCAGACCAGGGAAGGCATTGTGTTCAGCCAAACTCATAGTAAAGGAATAGGTTTGTTCAGAACTGTGAATACGTATTGAAACACAAACAAGCAGATGTGCAGATATTCAGACGCCCATGTTTGTGAAATGTCTTTCAAACGTTCCAGAAAATGTTGCATACCGCTTGAACCACTAAACTCTGTACATTACTGCGCTTGTGTGAAACAACTCTTTGATTTCCAATGGAAAACCTCCAAAGTCCTACTGGTTATTTTGGACATGCGGGTTTGAAAAGAATAATCCTGTGAATTAAGACTACTGTGAATAGTGTCTTAATAATAAAGGGAGTCTTTGTATGGTTGTTAAACATTTGCCAGATGTAAGTTTAATGTGCATGTATTGTAACTGCTATGAATTTGGaatgattttttatttttctcAGTGAACCGTTACTGTACAAACATTTTATAGTTGCCTCTAAGACCAATGGCTTTTAATTTTACAGTTATGTCCACAGATGACACACATTCTTTTGAAAAATAGTTTGTCTTGTGGTGGAACAGCAGCCTTGTGGAAAGTGTGACAATAAAAGACCGAAAGCATCTCATTTCACAGCATGCTacagattattattttatgtctACTAATTTAAGGGCAGGATTCAATCCATATCGCTGAAAATCTGCGTTGCGCGTGCTTGAAATTTAAACGTAATTTCCAATCGAGCTGGTTTGCAGTAAATGCAGTTGCCACTGACATTTAAAGACAACGTGAACTTCGTCACGGATTGAATACAACCCTTGTATAAAAAAATTAAGTAATTTCAACCATTTTAGCTGTTGAAATGTGTTCAATGTTTACATGGGGAAGAGCAGGAAGCCACTGAAGGTGTTGTAGTTCATGATGTCATCATGGACCAGCCTGTTAGCCTGTAACTCCACATATACGTTATCTCCCACCTCCAGAGGAATGACCACTGCGTTGCTGCCACTGTCGTGCGCATCGGTTCCTACAGTGTCCCAGACAGACACCAGCCTCTGGCCATTCTTGGTCAAACACACCACAGAATTAGGAGGGGTGTTCAAGTTGTTCATCATCGTGAAATGGAAGTAGTACATTCCTTTGACCGTGGCAGTGAAGATACCTGTAGGGACATAGCTTTTAGTTTCtaaacacagcacacacacaacatgatgcAACACACAAACAGACAACATCTAGTACCTGTGGCAGGGTTGTAGGAGCTGCCGGTGTTTGAGAAGACCTTCTTGTACTGCAGGGGAATGGGAGTGGTGAAAGGTCCTGTGTTCCCAGGGGCATCGCCTGTTTGCCAGAGAGTTGCGGAGAAGGCCACCTGAGGCCGACCTGAGAGAGATACAGGATGGATGAGATGAGATTATATTGAACTGTCAGTTGTCATAATGTATTCAAAGATCAGAGTCTGTTAGAAAGTTGAATATAGGATAATCCCTATAATAGACAGAGAAGCAATGGGTGGATAGGAGGTTGGTGACACGTGAAAAAGCGCTATATTACCTCCAGTTAGTCTCTTCAGCTCCTCCACTTCATTCTCACTGGTTTGTAACCGGGTCTCCATGAGTCTCAGGTTATCCCCCATAGTTCCCAGTTTCTCCCCCATGGCTCCTAGTTTCTCTCCAATAGAGATCAGTTCTTTCATCAGAGAACCAGTGTCAGATGGGCAGCATGCTTTCTGGTCCTCATGGTCTCCTTGTGTCCCAGACAGACAGCAGCATAGTGCCATCAAAAAGACTGCAAAACCCTTCATTCTCAAAGCCTTCTGAAACCTTTCCTGCAGCATCATTCTGTATTGATTCTCAGCCCAGTCTTCCTCTTTATATTGTGCACTTGTCAAATATTGCACAAGATGCTGGAAAGTTTTGGGTGGTTAACAGAGAGGGAAAATACAGACTTGCGCAAAACAACAAATTCATGGACCTgctttgaaaaaaatatatagag
This Oncorhynchus nerka isolate Pitt River unplaced genomic scaffold, Oner_Uvic_2.0 unplaced_scaffold_3500, whole genome shotgun sequence DNA region includes the following protein-coding sequences:
- the LOC115109869 gene encoding complement C1q-like protein 2; this encodes MMLQERFQKALRMKGFAVFLMALCCCLSGTQGDHEDQKACCPSDTGSLMKELISIGEKLGAMGEKLGTMGDNLRLMETRLQTSENEVEELKRLTGGRPQVAFSATLWQTGDAPGNTGPFTTPIPLQYKKVFSNTGSSYNPATGIFTATVKGMYYFHFTMMNNLNTPPNSVVCLTKNGQRLVSVWDTVGTDAHDSGSNAVVIPLEVGDNVYVELQANRLVHDDIMNYNTFSGFLLFPM